A section of the Mangifera indica cultivar Alphonso chromosome 12, CATAS_Mindica_2.1, whole genome shotgun sequence genome encodes:
- the LOC123193647 gene encoding LOW QUALITY PROTEIN: 3-ketoacyl-CoA synthase 19-like (The sequence of the model RefSeq protein was modified relative to this genomic sequence to represent the inferred CDS: substituted 1 base at 1 genomic stop codon), with protein MFHLCKLVSRKRNQCCYMLAYECYKAADETKLGTGTSAKVVFRNKNLGLEEFRFLLQTMVKSGLGEDTYGPKNVIEGREESPSLIDAISEMDDMIFNTLDRLFAKTGVSPSDIDILVVNVSLLPAVPSLSARAVNRYKMRDDLKVFNLSGMGCSASIVAVDLVHQLFKSYKNSLAIVVSSESLAPNWYCGKEKSMMLANCLFRSGGCSMLLTNNRALRHKAILKLNHSVRIHIGANDEAYACCSQKEDELGYRGFLLKRSIPKAAVQAFTMNLQVLVPKILPLRELLRHVILTRGGLTTKGVTNGFSLNLKTGIDHFCLHPGGRAVIDGFGKSLGINEYDLEPSRMALHRFGNTSAGGLWYVLGYMEAKKRLKKGDKILMVSVGSGFKCNNCVXEVMKNLEDTNVWEDCIDRYPPKSLVNPFTEKYSWVNNEYMSFIRFHN; from the coding sequence ATGTTCCACCTCTGTAAGTTGGTTTCTCGAAAGAGAAACCAATGTTGCTATATGCTCGCCTATGAATGTTACAAAGCTGCCGATGAGACCAAGCTAGGCACTGGAACGAGCGCAAAAGTTGTGTTCAGAAACAAGAATTTGGGCTTGGAAGAATTCAGATTTCTCTTACAAACCATGGTCAAATCAGGCCTCGGAGAGGACACTTATGGCCCTAAAAATGTCATTGAGGGAAGAGAAGAATCTCCTTCTTTAATCGATGCCATTTCAGAGATGGACGATATGATCTTTAACACTCTTGACCGCCTCTTCGCCAAGACTGGAGTTTCTCCATCTGATATTGACATACTTGTAGTCAATGTCTCACTCCTCCCGGCCGTTCCCTCTCTCTCAGCCCGTGCAGTGAATCGTTACAAGATGCGGGATGATCTCAAGGTGTTTAATTTATCAGGCATGGGCTGTAGTGCAAGTATTGTGGCGGTCGATCTTGTTCATCAATTATTCAAGTCATATAAGAATTCACTCGCAATTGTTGTTAGCTCAGAATCTCTTGCCCCAAATTGGTATTGCGGCAAGGAAAAATCCATGATGCTCGCCAACTGTCTGTTCCGCTCAGGTGGGTGCTCCATGCTTTTGACAAACAATAGAGCGTTAAGGCACAAAGCCATCTTGAAGTTAAACCATTCAGTGAGGATTCATATTGGCGCAAACGATGAAGCATACGCTTGCTGCTCTCAAAAAGAAGACGAACTCGGCTACAGAGGTTTCCTTCTCAAAAGAAGCATACCAAAAGCTGCTGTTCAAGCTTTTACCATGAACCTCCAGGTTCTAGTACCTAAAATTCTCCCCCTGAGAGAGCTACTTCGACATGTAATTCTCACTCGGGGTGGATTAACAACCAAAGGCGTTACTAATGGATTTAGTTTGAATCTGAAAACGGGAATTGATCACTTCTGTTTACACCCTGGAGGAAGAGCTGTTATTGACGGATTTGGAAAGAGTTTAGGGATCAATGAATATGATTTGGAGCCGTCAAGAATGGCGCTTCACCGATTCGGAAACACATCGGCCGGTGGGTTATGGTATGTTTTGGGGTACATGGAGGCTAAAAAGAGGTTGAAGAAAGGTGATAAAATCCTGATGGTGAGCGTTGGCTCTGGTTTCAAATGCAACAACTGTGTGTAGGAAGTCATGAAGAACTTGGAAGATACGAACGTGTGGGAAGATTGCATCGACCGCTATCCTCCGAAATCGCTCGTCAACCCTTTCACGGAGAAGTACAGTTGGGTCAACAACGAGTATATGAGCTTCATTAGGTTTCATAATTAG